ACCCGGACACCGGCCAGTCCGAACCGAGTGACACCCGCCCACCCTTCTCGGCGATCATTTGCATGGGGACCATTTCTTGAACCCGAGCTTTGCCTAACCGCAAATCAGAAGGCGCAGACAAGTTCGGATCATAGCTCATACAAGCGCCTGAGCTATCGTAAACCACGTTCAATTCCGCAAACCGCGGGAACCACTCTTCGATGCCACTCAGTGTATATTCAGGAGATACATTCACGACTTGAGTGAACACCTGCATTTGGGCGTTCAACACGACGCAGCCCTCCGTCCCCACTGACGAGGCCGCCGTCACCCGCGCATGGTCTATTGCCGGTCAGGCGGACATCGTTGCCAGTACTGGCGCTGGGTCAACGACGACCCGCAGTTCTCCTCTTACCTGACGGTGGCTGACGTAAACAATGGCGTCTACTACGTGCGCACATATGACAACTACAACATCCAGAAAATCACCCTGTCCGATGTAAACTTCAACACCGAGGGCGTGGTCTGCGTTGGCGCCTTCTCTGAAGCACCAGAGTATCAGGAATTTGACTTCGGCGACTAAACCGACCGGCCAAAAACCAAAAACGGGCGCGCAGCGCAAGTTTTGTTGTCAGATCTCCAGCAACTGATGAGATTAATACAACCCGCCCGAACTGACTGTGCCAAAGTCCGCCTTGGGTCCCACAATCACCTCACGTCCCGAAGACGTCGTCACCTCACGGCCCTGACTAACTTCGTCAAACAGTGGCAAGTTGGCCCCCATTCCGAAACCACCATCATAGGTGATACCAAAGACCGGTTCCTCACCGTCACGGAAGTACTCGGCAACCACATGAGCCCCGCTTGCGTCATTGTCGAGACGCGCGCCAGTGTAGCGGTCGATCTTGATAAAATGACCACCCGGAGGCACGCGGAACTTGCCACCCCCGTACTTCTTTATCGCTTCTTCCATGAACTCCTGGAACACCGGGCCGCACGTGGTGCCACCATATGCGCCTCGACCGAGAGGACGCGGACGGTCGTGGCCGATATAGCATCCCGCCGCGATATTGGAGGTAAAACCGACAAACCAGACATCCTTTGCCTCGTTCGTGGTACCGGTCTTGCCAGCAACCGGAACAGGCAGCTTGATCTGGCTCGACGCAGTCCCGCGTGTCACAACACCTTCCATCATCGAAGTCAGCTGATAGGCAGTTACAGGGTCCATAACCCGTTCGCGGTTGGTGACAATACGCGGGCTGCGGCTCTCCGGAATCGCCGGATCAGCACAATCGGTACAATCACGTTGATCATGACGATAGATCGTCTTGCCGTAGCGATCCTGAACACGGTCCACCAGCGTCGGCTCAACCCGTTCGCCGCCGTTGGCGAACATCGCATAGGCAGCGACCATCTGGTAAAGTGTGGTTTCGTCCGCACCCAGTGAATTGGCGAGGAACTGACCCATGTTCTCGTATACACCGAACCGTTCCGCGTAACGGGCGACGGTATTCATACCGACTTCCTGCGCGAGACGGATGGTCATCAGGTTCCGGCTCATCTCGATGCCGGTGCGCATGGGCGTCGGACCATAAAACTTATTCGTCGAATTTTTCGGCCGCCACACACCCTGCGGGGTGTCGATCTCGATGGGCGCATCGATCACGATCGTTGCAGGCGAATACCCGCTGTCCAACGCAGAGGCATATACAAACGGTTTAAAACTGGAGCCTGGCTGACGCTTCGCCTGTGTTGCGCGGTTAAACACCGTGTCCTGATAACTGAAGCCACCCTGCATGGCGATCACACGTCCGTTGTTGACGTCCATCGCCATGAAACCACCCTGCACTTCAGGCACCTGACGCAAAGACCAGCGCACGAACTCACCACCGTCGTCTTTGGTGATAGCACGCACCAGAACAACGTCGCCCTTGGAGACCAGATCGCCGGCCACCTTGGCCTTTCGTCCAAGCGAGCCGTCTTCAAGCTGCTTGCGCGCCCATTGCGCGTCTTTTGCCGGAATCCAATGGCCGTCCTCGTCCTCGTCAATTCCTTCGATGCCAACGCGAGCGTCATTGTTGCCAACCGCCAAAACCACAGCCGGATGCCATTGGCCTTCGAGGTCTACATCACGAGGGACTTCAACGGCTGCCAGAGCTTCGCGCCACGCGACCTCATCCTCGAGAACTTCGTCTGGCAGGGTGAATTTTGTGCCGCGCCAAACGCCGCGAGAGCGGTCGTATTTCTCTAAGGCACGACGCAGAGCCTTTGCCGCAATCTCCTGCATTTCCGGATCGGCTGTCGCACGCACGGTCATACCCCCAGAGAAGAACTCTTCTTCGCCAAAATCCCGGCTCAGTTGGCGGCGGATTTCATCGGTGAAGTAATCGCGAGGCGGCAGCGCCGTCTTGTAGCTTTCGTAGTCGCCATTCTGCACGGATTTCAGAGGCAGGTCCTTTTCGGAGAGATACACCTCCTCGCTGATGTAGCCGTTTTCCGACATCTCTTTCAGAACAAAATTCCGACGCGCCAGAACTCTCTCCATGTTGCGCACCGGATGGAACCGGCCCGGAGCTTTGGGCATTGAAGCCAGTGTCGCAGCCTCATGGGGCTCCAACTGGTCCAGATTTTTGTTGAAATATGTTTGCGCAGCAGCAGCTACACCATATGAGTTCTGACCGAGGAAAATCTCGTTCATGTAGAGCTCGAGAATCTGGTCCTTGGTGAGCGTTTCCTCGACCCGCGTCGCCAGTATGATTTCCTTGATCTTGCGCTCCACCTTACGGTCACCAGACAAGAGGAAGTTTTTCATAACCTGCTGCGTGATCGTCGATGCCCCCCGCACGCTCTCGCCACGTGTCGCGACAGCCTCATAAGCCGCCGCCGCGATACCTCGCGCATCAAAGCCCGAGTGCTCGTAGAAGTTCTTGTCTTCCGCCGAAATGAACGCCTGCTTCACTAGATCCGGAATTTCGTCCGCAGGCACGAACAAGCGCCGCTCTTTGGCAAATTCGTCGATAATTTCGCCTTCGCCAGAGTAAATCCGGCTGATCGTGGGAGGCTTGTATTGGGCAAGGTTCTCGTGACTCGGAAGCTCCTGACCATACAGCCAGAAGATACCACCAATCGTCAGCGCAATGACGAAAAGGCCCATTGTGACAAAGGTGAAAATCGTCCCGAAGAACGAAGCGATGAATCTCAGCACGCGCGCGAACCCCAATAGAGCGTCTTTGAAGCCTCTATATAGCTTAGGCACGCGCGGATCAAAACACGATACCGCGCGTCACAGTCTCAGCAGTCCATTTCGCGAGACCGGACTAGGGAACAACGAAGCTACTGATCAAACGGATTTGTTGACCACTATCCAACGTAACGGGCGGCGCATTGGGATCGCTCAACCCTTTCTCACGGCTTCGGCCAGCGATTTCATCCAGCATTTCTCGTGGAGGCAACATCTCTGAGCACTTGGTGCGCTGTTCCCATTTCGCGTGGCTGATCGGTCCAGCTGTAAACGACGAAATGACGCCTCCGGGGCCTCCCGAGGTGCTGTCGTTCAACAGCGTTTTGATGCCTTCCGCCAACACTCGAGCGCTTTCACCAAAACGCATGTGGGAAATCCGGCGCATCTCTTCTGTGATGTCTTTATCCGGTTTGCCCGTTTCTTTCTCATAATTCAGGCACCTACGGGCTACAAAGACCCAATCGTGGATCACATAAGCAGGCCCAAAGGCTCAAGCATTGAAGCCAGGCACGCTTTGTACAACCCGGGGAACCGAGCCGCCATCAGTGAAGAATGAATTTGGGGTTATGACGCCGCTCTCGCCAGACGGCGCATTCGCGTCATCACGTAAAAACCTGAGCGGCTGCAACTCATCCTCATAGTAGAGGAATTTGCCATCGCCAACGGCTGACCCCGCGCCGCCGCTGATCCAGTAAAGACGCACGACACCTTCAAAACTGCCCTTAGTCACCGCGTCATAATCAACCGGCGTACAGGCCCCCAGCAAAACAACTATACCGGCAAAAATCCGCCACATCCCAAATACTCCTCAAGAATATTCGACCATTTGGCGATATTTCTGCGCGAAACATCAACCCTTGGCTGTTTTGCGGATTTCAAGATACTCCGCCAACCGCGATTTCAGATGCGGCACAGCGTTGTCCATGCGCAAAAACCGCTCAACATCGATCAGGCGCCAAGCCTGTCCCTCATTGCCAAGACGCATACAGCCATCGTCAAGGTCCGGCACCTCGGCCACAAAAAACCACGTGACACGCTCGCCTTGTCGCCCTTCGGAATACCGCCTTTTCCAATTGAGTTGCGTGGGCAGCAATGTCAGCGACAACTCCTCAAGCAATTCGCGCAATACGCACGCTTCGGCGGATTCGCCGTTTTCCCGCCCACCTCCAGGCAAATCCCACATATTTGGAAATACAATGTCGGGACGGTCATCACGCAAAATGGTCACAACGCGATCCCCTTTGAGGATAGCGACCTTTGCCCCGTCAAAATCGCTGAACTCGCGCATTTACCCCTTACTCGCCTCCATCAGAACTCCGTTTCCAACTCGGGCGTCATCAGTACGGATGTCTACTGGCGCACAAGAGCTTTGTTGGCCTTGTCCTCAATCACCCAAGCGTTCAGACCGTCCCGAATGCCGGAAGCCATCGACGCACGCCATCCCGCATCCTGTAGATTTGCAAGATCACGCTCCGATGACATGAACCCCAGCTCGATCAGGATGGAAGGCACATCAGCCGCCTTCAGAACCGAAAACGCGCCCTCTCGACGCGGCTTTTTGTTCACAGATCCTGTCGCGGCACGGATGGAATTGACCATGACATTGGCGAGCACCTCTGTTCGCGGTTCGGTTTCCTGCCTCGCCAGATCAAGCAGCACGTCGGTGACTTCGTCGTCCGCGCCCGAGAGATCCACGCCGGACAGAATATCCGCGCGATCGTGCCGCTCTGCCAGCAAAGCCGAAGCCGCATCCGATGCTTCTTCAGACAACGTGTATATGGCCGCGCCCTGCGCATGCCCCTGGCTCAAACTGTCCGCATGTAAGGAAATGAACACATCTGCCCCAAGTTGATGCGCCATTGCAACCCGCCCCTCAAGGGACACAAACACATCCGCATCCCGTGTCATATGCACCTCGAAACCGCCGGCGCGGCGCAACGTGTCGCGCAGTTCACGCGAAAAACTCAGCATAAGCTGTTTTTCTTGAACATCACCACGCTCGGCGCCGGGATCGATACCGCCATGCCCCGGATCAAGGAGAACCACGGTCGGCGCCCATTCAGGTTTTTGTTCGCGTGCAACTCCGATTACTTCAGGTTCCGGCAAATCCCAACGCGGATCGTGTGGTGCGCCCGAAGACGCCGCGAAAGCCGCTGCTTCAACCGGTGTCAGCACCACTTTCAGACGCGCAGCCCCTGCCCCTGAGTCGACTGACATTTCGGCGGTGTCAACGATCATCGGCTTAGCCAGATCCAGAACCATCCGGCTCCATCCCTGGCGATATCCACCGAACCGCAGCCCCTCCACACCATCAACGCGCCCGAAATCCTCTGTCTTCGCACTACCCCAATCGACTTCGCGGAAGTCGATCACCAAACGCCGTGGCTCATCCAAATGGAACAGACGCCAAGGAACGCCCTGACTCAAATCAAGATGCAACTCAACCGCGCCTCGGCGCCCTTCGTGTAATCCACTGGTTGCGGGATCCAGACGCGCCAAAGCGGTGAATTCCTGCGCCATTGCCGCGCCAGCGACGAAAAGAGCCGCAATCAATCCAAGAAGCCTGCCCATGTTCCCTCTCTCGTTCCCTCTAGCGGGGTCATTGCGCCGAACCTTACACCACCTGACAGAATGAGACCACATCACGAAGTGTTGCTCCGAAAAATCCCTGACCGTTTGGCAAAAATCTGCTGGCATTAACCTACACCTAAACTCTGGGCGCTATGTCCGGCCCGAAATGTCAATTGGGACTCAGGCTTTGCAAGTGACCGGAAAACATATTTGGATTTGGTGCGCAGCGCTTTTTTGCGCCTTGTTGTCGTGGGCCGAAACCACGCAGGCCGAGTACAGCAGCTTTGATGCTGGCGCAATTCTGGAAGAAGACATCTACCGCTACCCTTTGAAGGGCGATTGGATGTTTGCGTGGGATCGGTTCCTGACACCTGAAGAAGCCGTCACAGCCTTCAAGGAGCAGTCATTGCCTTCCAAAGCCGTTCCGTCGAACTGGTTTGGCACTGTACCGAGTGCCGAAGACAATCCCCATGACCACGGCATTGCTTCCTATGTCGCGCCGCTGACGCTGCCCGAGATACCAAATTCCGATCTGGTTCTGCACGTTGGCGAAATTCACGATGCCTATCGCCTGATTTGGGTGCCTCTTGATGCCCCCGAAGATGCCGTCGAAATTGCAACCCGCGGAAACCTAGCGGGACCAGAACTGGTTGCGCACCGCAATCTGCGTCACTCCCTGCCCTTTTCCGGCGATGGTCTGCTGCTCGTCCATGTGCGCAAATCTATGTTTGACTGGGGTGGGATCACGCTTGCTCCATATGTGGCCACCGCCGACAAGGAAGGTTTTGCCTTTTACGTCAAAAGCATGATCGGCGGAATCACCATTGGTGCACTCCTGCTCATCATGCTGCGCAACGGTATGTTGTACCTGTCCGGTCTGCGCGACGTGGCGGCAGGTGTTCTCGCCATGATCACCATGATGATCATCGTTCGCGCAGTTGCCGTGGAAAACATGGTTGAAATGCTCTTCGGCACGCAATGGCATGCGACCCGGATGCGCATAGAGGTCGGCTTGGTCGCCGTGATGTCCTCTTGGACGTTCCGCATGCTCGAAGTCCTCTTTCCGCGTCCCATGCCGCAAATTGTCCGGCTGCCCATTCACATCGGCGCGCACTTGATCGGCCTTGCAACGCTGCTTGTGCCGCTACACAACGTGTCGGACATGCTCATTCTGGCGCAAATCATCGCCCTGATCAGCTTTATCCCGGGCGGTGTGCATATCGTGAGCGCACTTCGAACACACTCCAACGAGGCGCGCCTGCTGGCAATCTCCGCCGCGCTTTGTCTGGCAGCGGGGCTGAACGACATCTACGCGTCCAACAGCGATAACTACAACGTGCATCTCATTCCGGTCAGTGTTGTGGTTTTGGTCATGTTCCTGAGCCAAGTCATCGGTAACCGCGCAGCTTTGGCAATCGCGAGGTCAGACCTGCTGGAACAGGAAAAAGAACAACTCGAGCGAGCACACGACGACGCAGTTCACATGGCCCGTCACGACCATCTCACGGGTCTTTTGAACCGTCAGTCCTTTGACCATTACTGGGCACAAAGCTGGCTCGACTCGATCGAAAACCAAACACCGCTGACTGTCGTCCTTTTTGACATCGACCATTTCAAATCAATCAACGACAATCACGGCCACCCGATTGGCGATGCGGTTCTCAAATCGCTGGCAGAGCGCCTTACGTCCTGCAATTTGCGCAAATCGGAC
This genomic window from Shimia isoporae contains:
- a CDS encoding sensor domain-containing diguanylate cyclase; translated protein: MSIGTQALQVTGKHIWIWCAALFCALLSWAETTQAEYSSFDAGAILEEDIYRYPLKGDWMFAWDRFLTPEEAVTAFKEQSLPSKAVPSNWFGTVPSAEDNPHDHGIASYVAPLTLPEIPNSDLVLHVGEIHDAYRLIWVPLDAPEDAVEIATRGNLAGPELVAHRNLRHSLPFSGDGLLLVHVRKSMFDWGGITLAPYVATADKEGFAFYVKSMIGGITIGALLLIMLRNGMLYLSGLRDVAAGVLAMITMMIIVRAVAVENMVEMLFGTQWHATRMRIEVGLVAVMSSWTFRMLEVLFPRPMPQIVRLPIHIGAHLIGLATLLVPLHNVSDMLILAQIIALISFIPGGVHIVSALRTHSNEARLLAISAALCLAAGLNDIYASNSDNYNVHLIPVSVVVLVMFLSQVIGNRAALAIARSDLLEQEKEQLERAHDDAVHMARHDHLTGLLNRQSFDHYWAQSWLDSIENQTPLTVVLFDIDHFKSINDNHGHPIGDAVLKSLAERLTSCNLRKSDRLCRYGGEEFALILPNSTQRDGEAMAERLRKAIAANPLHASDPEITVTCSFGVASTDLCNEKSAEGLLTRADEALYAAKANGRNCVFSPRGASQKAAA
- a CDS encoding penicillin-binding protein 1A, with the protein product MLRFIASFFGTIFTFVTMGLFVIALTIGGIFWLYGQELPSHENLAQYKPPTISRIYSGEGEIIDEFAKERRLFVPADEIPDLVKQAFISAEDKNFYEHSGFDARGIAAAAYEAVATRGESVRGASTITQQVMKNFLLSGDRKVERKIKEIILATRVEETLTKDQILELYMNEIFLGQNSYGVAAAAQTYFNKNLDQLEPHEAATLASMPKAPGRFHPVRNMERVLARRNFVLKEMSENGYISEEVYLSEKDLPLKSVQNGDYESYKTALPPRDYFTDEIRRQLSRDFGEEEFFSGGMTVRATADPEMQEIAAKALRRALEKYDRSRGVWRGTKFTLPDEVLEDEVAWREALAAVEVPRDVDLEGQWHPAVVLAVGNNDARVGIEGIDEDEDGHWIPAKDAQWARKQLEDGSLGRKAKVAGDLVSKGDVVLVRAITKDDGGEFVRWSLRQVPEVQGGFMAMDVNNGRVIAMQGGFSYQDTVFNRATQAKRQPGSSFKPFVYASALDSGYSPATIVIDAPIEIDTPQGVWRPKNSTNKFYGPTPMRTGIEMSRNLMTIRLAQEVGMNTVARYAERFGVYENMGQFLANSLGADETTLYQMVAAYAMFANGGERVEPTLVDRVQDRYGKTIYRHDQRDCTDCADPAIPESRSPRIVTNRERVMDPVTAYQLTSMMEGVVTRGTASSQIKLPVPVAGKTGTTNEAKDVWFVGFTSNIAAGCYIGHDRPRPLGRGAYGGTTCGPVFQEFMEEAIKKYGGGKFRVPPGGHFIKIDRYTGARLDNDASGAHVVAEYFRDGEEPVFGITYDGGFGMGANLPLFDEVSQGREVTTSSGREVIVGPKADFGTVSSGGLY
- a CDS encoding linear amide C-N hydrolase; amino-acid sequence: MVYCRSGGHRCQYWRWVNDDPQFSSYLTVADVNNGVYYVRTYDNYNIQKITLSDVNFNTEGVVCVGAFSEAPEYQEFDFGD
- a CDS encoding N-acetylmuramoyl-L-alanine amidase → MGRLLGLIAALFVAGAAMAQEFTALARLDPATSGLHEGRRGAVELHLDLSQGVPWRLFHLDEPRRLVIDFREVDWGSAKTEDFGRVDGVEGLRFGGYRQGWSRMVLDLAKPMIVDTAEMSVDSGAGAARLKVVLTPVEAAAFAASSGAPHDPRWDLPEPEVIGVAREQKPEWAPTVVLLDPGHGGIDPGAERGDVQEKQLMLSFSRELRDTLRRAGGFEVHMTRDADVFVSLEGRVAMAHQLGADVFISLHADSLSQGHAQGAAIYTLSEEASDAASALLAERHDRADILSGVDLSGADDEVTDVLLDLARQETEPRTEVLANVMVNSIRAATGSVNKKPRREGAFSVLKAADVPSILIELGFMSSERDLANLQDAGWRASMASGIRDGLNAWVIEDKANKALVRQ
- a CDS encoding NUDIX domain-containing protein translates to MREFSDFDGAKVAILKGDRVVTILRDDRPDIVFPNMWDLPGGGRENGESAEACVLRELLEELSLTLLPTQLNWKRRYSEGRQGERVTWFFVAEVPDLDDGCMRLGNEGQAWRLIDVERFLRMDNAVPHLKSRLAEYLEIRKTAKG